A single Penaeus vannamei isolate JL-2024 chromosome 22, ASM4276789v1, whole genome shotgun sequence DNA region contains:
- the LOC138865763 gene encoding keratin, type II cytoskeletal 68 kDa, component IB-like, producing the protein MYYVNYAEGQNPTFPSGVDLQTALDAASAGRGQSVGGPEDVTGGVGSAISSNDGFGGSIGLGSRSAFGSSSNFESGSSFEGSIGLGSKIGCVDSDGFVESNSIGSNSGFGVSNDYWFTQKEF; encoded by the coding sequence ATGTACTACGTCAACTATGCAGAAGGACAGAATCCAACTTTTCCAAGCGGAGTGGATCTGCAGACTGCCTTGGATGCGGCTTCGGCTGGCCGTGGTCAATCTGTTGGAGGTCCTGAAGACGTTACAGGTGGGGTGGGAAGCGCCATTAGCAGCAATGATGGTTTCGGAGGCAGCATCGGTTTGGGAAGCAGGAGTGCTTTCGGAAGCAGCAGTAATTTTGAAAGTGGCAGTAGTTTCGAAGGCAGCATCGGTTTGGGAAGCAAAATTGGATGTGTAGATAGTGACGGTTTTGTTGAAAGTAATAGTATAGGAAGCAACAGTGGCTTTGGTGTCAGTAATGATTATTGGTTCACACAAAAAGAATTCTAG